In the Engystomops pustulosus chromosome 2, aEngPut4.maternal, whole genome shotgun sequence genome, one interval contains:
- the N4BP2L1 gene encoding NEDD4-binding protein 2-like 1 — protein MTREVPGRGRARSRMAERLINSFGNLRLDERRPQRQNQNRPPAHPRAGPGRFSRHLYLLRGLPGSGKSSLARKLKRDFPSALVFSTDDYFLAEDGSYSYDPDLLQDAHKWNQKRARKAMSRGRTPIIIDNTNILAWHMKPYAVMALENGYGVIFQEPNTHWKFNVRELARRNSHGVPREKIQRMKEAYEHNVTFNIVLRAENPN, from the exons ATGACACGGGAGGTACCGGGGCGGGGTCGGGCCCGGAGCAGGATGGCGGAGCGGCTCATCAACTCTTTTGGGAATCTGCGTCTGGACGAGCGGCGCCCCCAGCGGCAGAACCAGAACAGACCCCCAGCCCATCCCCGGGCCGGACCGGGCAGATTCAGCAGACACCTCTACCTGCTGCGGGGGCTGCCGGGATCCGGCAAGAGCAGCCTGGCCAG gaagctgaagagagatttcccCAGCGCTCTGGTGTTCAGCACCGATGACTACTTTTTAGCAGAAGATGGAAGTTACAGCTACGATCCTGATCTACTACAAGACGCTCACAAGTGGAATCAGAAGAGAG CGCGCAAGGCAATGAGCAGAGGGAGGACGCCCATCATCATAGATAACACCAACATTCTGGCCTGGCATATGAAACCCTATGCTGTTATG GCCCTGGAGAACGGCTATGGCGTCATATTCCAGGAACCGAACACACACTGGAAGTTCAATGTACGAGAGCTGGCGAG AAGGAACAGTCACGGAGTCCCCAGGGAAAAGATCCAGCGTATGAAAGAGGCTTACGAGCACAATGTCACCTTCAATATTGTCCTCCGTGCCGAAAACCCAAACTAA